In Zingiber officinale cultivar Zhangliang chromosome 3B, Zo_v1.1, whole genome shotgun sequence, a single window of DNA contains:
- the LOC121968526 gene encoding pathogenesis-related protein 1-like has product MRSSLMLALLCAAALALATAPTTTMAQNSPQDFVDAHNSARSAVGVGPVSWDDTVAAYAQSYAEQRIGDCQLVHSGGPYGENLFGGSGADWTAADAVGLWVGEQQYYDYDSNSCAAGQVCGHYTQVVWRSSTAIGCARVTCNNGAIFIICNYNPPGNIDGQRPY; this is encoded by the coding sequence atGAGGTCATCGTTGATGCTGGCGTTGCTATGCGCCGCCGCCTTGGCTCTGGCTACGGCGCCGACGACGACGATGGCGCAGAACTCGCCGCAGGACTTCGTGGACGCCCACAACTCGGCGCGCTCTGCGGTGGGGGTGGGGCCGGTGTCGTGGGACGACACGGTGGCGGCGTACGCGCAGAGCTACGCGGAGCAGCGGATCGGCGACTGCCAACTGGTGCACTCCGGCGGGCCCTACGGCGAGAACCTCTTCGGGGGGTCGGGCGCCGACTGGACGGCGGCGGATGCTGTGGGCTTGTGGGTGGGAGAGCAGCAGTACTACGACTACGACAGCAACAGCTGCGCCGCCGGGCAGGTGTGCGGGCACTACACTCAGGTGGTGTGGCGGTCGTCGACGGCGATCGGGTGCGCGCGCGTGACGTGCAACAACGGAGCCATCTTCATCATCTGCAACTACAATCCCCCAGGCAACATCGACGGCCAAAGACCCTATTAA